In Apium graveolens cultivar Ventura chromosome 10, ASM990537v1, whole genome shotgun sequence, the following are encoded in one genomic region:
- the LOC141689132 gene encoding BON1-associated protein 2-like: protein MEQSYSLEITIISCEGLRINRQKSVKKNTFVTVQTDSQNVNTTQLDVEGGSYPVWNEKLYVQMPMHVRFLNIDVQCKVSSFANKFIGRAKIPVSDFTGPYFPENYLHILSYRLRDDNMERNGIINFSIRMKAIGGHHNVLSYSNYQLPPRITPMAGKVSSYGMVTGLPVWNS from the coding sequence ATGGAGCAATCTTATTCGCTTGAAATCACAATCATCTCCTGCGAAGGTTTACGCATCAACAGGCAAAAATCGGTTAAAAAGAACACATTTGTGACTGTTCAAACCGATTCACAGAATGTTAACACAACACAATTAGACGTCGAAGGAGGAAGTTACCCTGTATGGAACGAAAAACTTTACGTCCAAATGCCCATGCATGTACGTTTTCTCAACATCGATGTGCAATGCAAAGTCTCTTCTTTCGCTAATAAATTTATCGGCAGGGCGAAAATCCCGGTCTCTGATTTTACAGGACCATATTTTCCCGAAAATTATTTGCATATTTTGAGTTATAGGTTAAGGGATGATAATATGGAACGGAACGGAATTATAAATTTTTCCATTAGAATGAAGGCAATTGGCGGTCATCATAATGTTTTGAGTTACAGTAATTATCAGCTGCCGCCGAGAATTACTCCGATGGCCGGAAAAGTTTCTAGTTATGGGATGGTCACCGGTTTGCCAGTTTGGAATAGCTAA